The Cucurbita pepo subsp. pepo cultivar mu-cu-16 chromosome LG08, ASM280686v2, whole genome shotgun sequence genome contains a region encoding:
- the LOC111800140 gene encoding cyclin-dependent kinase inhibitor 4-like has translation MGKYIKKSKSSREITLIDASQSSSYIGVRTRAKTLALQRLQKVSNSPSPSSSPATSGSYLQLRSRRLQKPMSIAVANESRKQKLTQRSADARGRRVNVDSRGSSRLGVCSVAAGSIESVSRRRVDGDVKEAAAAAVVEEIVVKKSEVQENVNILDVGAQEDASFGENNLEFEGRTSRESTPCSLIRKADSIRTPSSSTKVSSTTDDRIQLQNSSATDVPTAQEVDDFFNWAEGEQQRKFIEKYNYDLVTDKPLPGRYEWEKLDD, from the exons ATGGGCAAGTACATCAAGAAATCCAAATCCTCACGGGAAATCACCCTCATCGACGCCTCTCAATCTTCCTCCTACATTGGCGTTCGAACTCGTGCCAAAACCCTAGCTCTTCAGCGCCTTCAGAAGGTTTCAAATTCTCCCTCGCCGTCGTCGTCTCCGGCCACCTCTGGCTCTTATCTCCAACTCCGTAGTCGTCGGCTGCAAAAACCGATGAGTATTGCTGTTGCGAATGAGTCCAGGAAGCAGAAATTGACGCAGAGGAGTGCTGATGCTCGCGGCCGGAGAGTTAATGTAGATTCCAGAGGTTCCTCGAGGTTGGGGGTTTGTTCTGTCGCTGCTGGTTCTATTGAGTCCGTCTCGCGTCGGCGCGTTGACGGCGATGTGAAAgaagcggcggcggcggcggtggttgAAGAAATTGTGGTTAAGAAGAGTGAGGTTCAGGAAAATGTGAATATTCTCGATGTTGGTGCTCAGGAAGACGCTTCGTTTGGAGAAAAtaatttggaatttgaagGTAGAACGAG TAGGGAATCCACTCCTTGTAGTTTGATAAGGAAGGCCGACAGCATACGAACGCCGAGCTCTTCTACAAAGGTGTCAAGTACCACTGATGATAGGATACAGCTGCAGAACTCCTCTGCAACAGATGTTCCAACTGCTCAGGAAGTTGACGATTTCTTCAACTGGGCCGAAGGAGAGCAGCAGAGGAAATTCATTGAGAA GTATAACTACGACCTGGTCACAGACAAGCCACTTCCCGGTCGTTACGAATGGGAGAAATTGGACGATTAG
- the LOC111800142 gene encoding cytochrome b5-like: MGSGEKVFTLKEVAEHNNHKDCWLIISGKVYDVTKFLDDHPGGDDVLLSATGKDATDDFEDVGHSDNAREMMDQYYVGEIDGSTIPKKVAYTPPKQPHYNQDKTSEFIIKLLQFLVPLAILGLAVALRFYTKQA; encoded by the exons ATGGGTAGCGGAGAAAAGGTCTTCACCTTGAAGGAAGTCGCTGAGCACAACAATCACAAGGACTGTTGGCTCATCATCAGTGgcaag GTATATGACGTGACCAAATTCTTAGACGACCATCCTGGAGGTGATGATGTTTTGTTATCAGCCACAG GAAAAGATGCAACGGACGATTTTGAAGATGTGGGGCACAGTGACAACGCAAGAGAAATGATGGATCAATACTATGTTGGAGAGATTGATGGTTCGACAATTCCAAAGAAGGTCGCATACACGCCTCCGAAACAGCCTCATTACAATCAGGACAAGACGTCGGAGTTCATCATCAAGCTCCTCCAGTTCCTCGTCCCGCTTGCAATTTTGGGATTGGCAGTTGCCTTACGTTTCTACACGAAACAAGCTTGA
- the LOC111800141 gene encoding 60S ribosomal protein L13a-4-like yields the protein MVSGSGICAKRVVVDARHHMLGRLSSIIAKELLNGQKVVVVRCEEICISGGLVRQKMKYMRFLRKRMNTKPSHGPIHFRAPAKILWRTIRGMIPHKTKRGAAALARLKAYEGVPPPYDKMKRMVIPDALKVLRLQAGHKYCLLGRLSSEVGWNHYDTIKELERKRKERAQAVYEKKKQLNKLRVKAEKVADEKLGPQLQVIAPTKY from the exons ATGGTGTCGGGTTCTGGAATCTGCGCCAAGCGCGTCGTCGTTGACGCCAGGCACCACATGCTTGGGAGGCTGTCTTCTATCATCGCCAAGGAGCTTCTCAATGGACAGAAGGTGGTTGTTGTTCGATGTGAAGAAATTTGCATTTCTGGAGGATTGGTTCGTCAGAAGATGAAGTACATGAGATTCTTGAGGAAGCGTATGAATACCAAGCCATCTCATGGTCCCATTCACTTCCGTGCTCCTGCCAAGATCCTTTGGCGAACAATCCGTGG TATGATCCCACACAAGACAAAGCGTGGTGCTGCTGCTCTTGCTCGTTTGAAGGCATATGAAGGCGTTCCACCTCCATATGACAAGATGAAAAGGATGGTCATCCCCGACGCTCTCAA ggttttgaggcTTCAAGCTGGACACAAATACTGCTTGTTGGGCAGACTCTCATCTGAAGTGGGATGGAACCACTATGACACTATCAAG GAGCTTGaaaggaagaggaaggagAGGGCTCAAGCCGTGTacgagaagaagaagcagttGAATAAGTTGAGGGTCAAAGCCGAGAAGGTTGCAGACGAGAAGCTCGGTCCCCAGTTGCAAGTAATAGCCCCAACTAAATACTAG